GGAGCGATCCCTGGGGCGAGCGCACTCGCTTCGGCCTCATTCCGGAGCCACCGCATCCGCGGGCCAATTCCTCGGACGCCCTTCAGGAAGACGTCGCCATCGTCGTCGGTCCGCAGCACAAGCGCCAGGTTGCAGTTCTGGCCCTGCTCGACGTCACGGATGACAGTGGTCGGCCCCAGGTGCTGCCAAACCGCGAGGCGCGCCGCTTCCGGCAGGGTGTCCCAGGAGTATCGCTCGATCACGCCGGGACCGTACCAACGTGCGCGGCGAGCTGGTGGCATCCAGTGTCGCCGCCGGAGTGCGTGCACCCATCCGTGCACTGGTGGCAATCCGCCGAGACTGCCCAGAGGTCATGGTCCACGGCGAACCCGGCGCGGCGCAGGGCCGCCACGGTGAAGTCCGCGGATTCTGGCGGAGCCTGGGACACCGGGATGAGGCCGGTGTCGGTCGGCTCGTGGTGGATGAAGCGACCGGCCACCCGGTCGCAGAACTCGGCGTACTCGCGGGTGTACAGGATGAAGGTGTGCCACCCGATGTCCACTGCCTTGCTGGGCGACAACGGGCCGGACGTGTGGGCGCACGTTCCGAGGAAGGCGAGCGCCTGGTCCATGATCCGCGCGGCGTACTCGCGGCCGAGCTGGTGCTCACGAACGATCCGCTCTACGAACCGGTGGAACAAGTCTTCGTCTATCAGGTCCTGTCCGGTGAGTTCTTCGACGGCGATTGTCACGTCGCTGCCTTTCGTGTTGGCCCCTCCTGTAATGACGGGCCGGTGGGGCCCGGCCAGCGCGCCGCCGAGGGGGATAAGCAAGCGCGCTGGCCGGGGGCTATCGGGGGTGCCGCTGCGGACGAGGCCGCGGGCTGGGGAGCCAGCCGCGCCGCACTCGGTAAACGGCGTCGCAGTCGGGGCACATCCGGAGTGACCCGTTGCACTGGCGGACCTCGTCCTTGGTGGCGTACTCGGCCGCCGCAGCGCGGCCACACAGCATCGTGAGCGCCTGCCCCGGCAGGGGCATCCGAAGAAGATCGATTTGGTGCCACACCCCGTCGATCACGGGGTGAACGTGTTCCAAGTCGATGTAGATCAAGGCGCTCAATCTCGTTCCCCTCCAGATGATCCTGTGGCCCTCAGTCGCCTTGGGCGGGCCACCCCGACCGGAATTCGTGGAGTCTGGAGGACAGAACTCCGAACTCCGGCCGAGGCCGCCCACTCAGGTAGCCTGGTCGTCACACGGCGTCATTGGAATGGATCAGCCGTCTACGGGCGTCTACAAGGCGGTGAGGTATGTGAGCGACCTAGGCGCGAGACTGCGCGCGGCGCGTGAAGCCGCTGGTCTGAGCCTCGCTGCGATGTCCGCGAAGACCCACTGGAGCAAGGCCCTGCTCGGGCACCTGGAGACCGGGACCCGGGACGTCAAGCGGGAGCACGTCATCACGTACTCGCGCGCCCTGAACGTGTCCGTCGAGTCCTTGTACGGACCGCCGCAGGATCCGCTGCGCGTAGCTCACGAGTGGCTGGTGGCCGACACGTCGGCCTCGGTACACCGATCATCCGGCAGGCGCGTCGGCGAGAGCTTCGCTGCCGAGGTCGAGCAGCGTGTCATTGACCTCCGGCAGCTGGACGACACCATTGGCGGGGGAGACCTCAGCCCCCTCGTACGCCGGGAGCTGGCCGAAACTTCGGCTGTGGTCCGGTGCGCCAGCTACTCCGAGTCCGTCGGGCGTCGATTGTTGGTCGCCGTGGGAGAGCTGTCGCAGCTTGCCGGCTGGGTGGCAAGCGACGCCGGGTACTACCTCGAAGCGCAGCAGACATACCTGGCCGGGGTCGCGGCAGCCCAGGACGCGGGCGACCAGACCCTTGCTGGCCAGCTTCTGTCGTCGCTGGCGTATCAGATGGCGAACGTCGGCGACCCAGCCGACGCTGCACTGCTGGCGAAAACCGCGGTGAAGGGGGCACGCGACGCGACTCCGGTCGCGAAGACGCTGCTGTTGGAGCGGGTGGCCTGGGCGGGCGCGCGGGCGCGCGACGTCGAGGGCGCCCGGCGGGCCCTCGACTTGGTCGACGACACTTACGAGGAGCGTTCACCGGGGATTCCCGAGCCGGAGTGGGTCTACTGGATGAGCCGAGACGAGATCGACGTCATGGCAGGCCGGGTGCTGATCGAGGTCGGCCAGCCCGTGAAGGCAGCCCCCTTGTTGACCCGGGCCATCGACGCTTACGACGCAGAGCACGCGCGCGAGGTGGCGCTGTACCAGACCTGGCTCGCCGAGTCGTACGCTCGCGCCGGAGAGCTGGACGCGGCCCGCGAAGTCATCGGCGCCGCGCGTGGCGCGGCAGCTGGCATCAACTCTGCCCGCCTCGGCCGGCGCGTCGAGGAGATCGAACGGCTGGTGAGCTAGCCGGCGCCTTCGGCCTGGGCGATCCGTCGGCGTCTTCGGAGGCGGACGGCAGTTGCTTGTCGGACGCCTGCGGTGGACCGGCCTCGATCTCGAAGAAGGGCGCCTTGACTCGAACGCGGTCGCCCGGCTGGCGGTTCTTCAGGAACTGTCGTGCGAGGAAGTAGACGCCGATGAAGATCACGGCAACCAAGGCGACCAACGCCCAGATGCTCCCGGCTGACATCTCCGCGACGCGGGTGACGATGGCTTCAGCAGACACAAGCGTCCCAGACCGCCAGCGTGCCCCCGAGGCTTACAGCGCCGGCCGGCTAGGGGGCTGGCGTCTTTCGAGCCACGCTAAACTATCGCGGCGAAAATCGATCGGACCCCGTCCTCGGGTGCCTGGGGTGTACTCAGGCAGACAGGGTCGAACAGTCACGCAGTGGAGCAAATCGTCGTCCACTAAAAAGTTGTACACATCGACTCCCGCTCGCAGAGGGCACCTTCGGCGATTCAGCCGATCCAGCCCTCCGCCTAAGGGGGAGTTCTGACGATGACCTTACCGCACGGGTCGCAGCCTCGGCGACGGGTGGTGTCGCGTGTCGACCTGCCGCATGCTCGAACGCAGGTTCGATAACGTGGACCGGGGTGTTCCGCACCCGAGCCTGCAGGAGGCCCGCGCGGTGTGCCGGGCGAAGCCTGTCTGGGGCGACCTGGCCAAGGTGTACCCGTTCGGAGAGCCGCTCGGCGTGTTCCCCGATGGCCTCGATCTCCAGTGCGTCGTGCCCGGGATGCTCCAGCAGTGGCATCGGACGACGACGGGCTACTGGGCGGGGTGGGTCCGGTACAAGATCGGCGGGGAGTACGGCGGCCAGCCGGGCGCGCACTGGGTCGGCGCCTACGCGCTGGATCCCCGACGTGAGGGGACGACTCGGTAGCAGGTGAAGCCGGGTCTACCCTGAAGGGCGATGACCGAGACACAGGCACCCAGGGCGTACCAGATCCGCACCTTCGGCTGCCAGATGAACGTGCACGACTCCGAGCGGCTCGCCGGGCAGCTCGAGGAAGCCGGGTACGCGCCCGTCCAGGAAGGCGCGAAGCCCGACCTGATCGTGTTCAACACCTGCGCCGTCCGGGAGAACGCGGACAACAAGCTGTACGGCACCCTCGGGCACCTGCGCCCGGACAAGGTCGCGAACCCGGACCTGCAGATCGCCGTCGGCGGGTGCCTGGCGCAAAAGGACCGCGGCGAGATCGTCAAGCGGGCGCCGTGGGTGGACGTCGTGTTCGGGACGCACAACATCGGCTCGCTGCCGACCCTGCTGGAGCGCGCCCGGCACAACGCCGAGGCCGAGGTCGAGATCCTCGAATCGCTCGAGACCTTCCCCTCGACGCTGCCCGCGCGCCGTGAGTCGTCCTATGCGAGCTGGGTGTCCGTTTCGGTCGGGTGCAACAACACCTGCACCTTCTGCATCGTCCCCGCGCTGCGCGGCAAGGAACGCGACCGGCGGCCCGGCGAGATCCTCGCCGAGGTCGAGGCGCTCGTCGCCGAAGGCGTGCTCGAGGTCACCCTGCTCGGCCAGAACGTGAACTCCTACGGCGTCGAGTTCGGCGACCGGCTGGCGTTCGGCAAGCTGCTGCGCGCGTGCGGCACGGTCGACGGGCTCGAGCGCGTCCGCTTCACCTCGCCGCACCCGGCGGCATTCACCTCCGACGTCATCGAGGCGATGGCGGAGACCCCGAACATCTGCCACCAGCTGCACATGCCGCTGCAGTCCGGCTCGGACCGGGTGCTGCGCGAGATGAAGCGCTCGTACCGCTCGGCGCGCTTCCTGAAGATCCTCGACGAGGTCCGCGCGGTCATGCCGGACGCGGCGATCACCACCGACATCATCGTCGGCTTCCCCGGCGAGACCGAGGAGGACTTCCAGGCGACCCTGGACGTCGTGGCGCAGGCCCGCTTCTCCAGCGCGTTCACCTTCCAGTACTCGAAGCGCCCGGGCACGCCGGCCGCGACGATGGACGGCCAGCTGCCGAAGGCGGTCGTGCAGGAGCGCTACGAGCGCCTGGTCGCGCTGCAGAACGCGATCTCCTGGGAAGAGAACAAGAAGATCGTCGGCCGCCGCGTCGAGCTGCTCGTCGCCGAGGGCGAGGGCCGCAAGGACGCCGAGACCCACCGGATGAGCGGCCGCGCCCGCGACGGGCGGCTGGTGCACTTCACGCCGACCGGGGCGAACGTGGATCGCGCCGTCCGCCCGGGCGACGTCGTCGAGACGGTCGTCACCTACGGCGCGCCGCACCACCTGGTGGCGGACGGCGACCTGCTGTTGCACCGGCGGACGCGGGCCGGTGACAACGCGGAGGCCGGGCTGCGGCCGAAGACGAGCGGCGTCACGCTGGGCCTGCCGGGCTTCGGTGCCCCGGCCGCCCGGCCGGAGCCGGTGAGTGGGTGTGCGCTGTGACGGAGTCCGAGGGCAACGGCGAGGTGGCCGCGCTGGCCGCCGAGATCGACGAGGTGGGCGAGCACGCGTCCCGCACGGTGGAGCTGGGCCGCCGCGGGTTCACCATCGCCGTGTTCACGTTCGTGCTGCTGATCTGCCAGATCCTCCCGTGGGTCGGCGACCACGCGGGCTGGCAGGTGCTGGCCGGTGAGGGCGGCGGCATCCCGCAGCTGTTCGCGGCGACGTCGACCGGCGTCGGCATCCTCGCCTCGGCGCTGGCGCTGGTGACGCGCCGCTGGTGGCTGTCCTGGGTGTGCGCGGCCGGCGGCTGGTTCGCCTCGGTGGACGGGCTGCTGGCCATCTGGTCGCAGCAGTCGTCGCACGCTCCCGGCTCCGCGGGCGGCGGTCCCGGGATCGGCCTGGTCATCGCCTGGATCGCGATGATCTGCCTTGCGGTGCAGTGGATGCGGACGGCGTTCTCGCGGTCCTGAGGGCCGGTGGGGACCAGGCTCAGCCGACTCGCAGGGTGAGGGTGCTCGCCGAGTACGCGGCGGCGTACAACGTCGTCTCGGGGTGGTAGAGCCGCAGCGAGACCGTGGCGCTGAGGCTGAAGCTGAGGCTGAACGTGAAGCCGCCGTTCGGCCGGCAGGTCGTGTCGGCGAGGTTCACCCACGTCCCGGCCTGCAGCTGCTGCACGAAGACGGTCTCGACGGTTTCTTCGGCTCGGGCCGCGTCGAGGACCTTGAGGTTGCCCTTGAGGTCGACCTTCTCGTTGACCTTGACGTGGTCCTTGCCGAGCTTCCCGTCGACCTTCACCTTCCCCTTGCCGGCTTCGACGGAGGAGACGAGCGGAGCGGCCCCGGCCGGCGCGGCGAGAGCCGGAGCGAGCCCGGCGACGGCGATGCTGATCACCAGCGCGGAGAGGAGCCTGCCGGCACTGAACGGTGTCCTGGTCATGATCAGAGTGGAGCACCGGCCGTGGCGGACGGCGCGCGGAAACCCCCGGTCGGGGGGACGACGGGCCCTCTTCGGGCGAATCGCCGACCGTCGGCTTGCCGAGTACGTGAAGGCCACCTTCAGGAACTTCAAGTTCCTCAAGGTGGCCTTCACGAACTTGAAGCGACCTCAGCGACCTCAGCGGTCCGCGACGGCGGCCTCGGCGGCCTCCAGCCACTCACGCCACTGCGCGGCCTGCTCGTCGGCCTTCTTCGCGCGACGCTCGTCCCCGGCCGCACGGGCCTTCGCCGCCTGGGACTCGAGCTGCTCGACGCGCTCGCGGAACTGCGCGGCGCGGGCCTGCGCCTCCGGGTCGGTGCGGCGCCAGCGGGAGTCCTCGGCCGACTTGACGGCGTCCTGGACCGCCTTGAGCCTGCCGTCGAGCTCGCGGATGCGTTCGCGGGGGACCTTGCCGAGCTCGTCCCACTGCTCCTGGATCCGGCGCAGCGCGCCCTTCGCCGCTTCGAGGTTGGCGGCCGCGTCGATCTTCTCGGCCTCGATGAGCAGTTCTTCCTTGCGCGCGGCGTTCTGCGTGAACTCCGCGTCGCGCTCGGAGAACACCGTGGACCGGCGGGCGAAGAACTTGTCCTGCGCCGCGCGGAACCGCTGCCACAGCGCTTCGTCGCTGTCCTTCGGCGCGCGGCCGGCGGCCTTCCACTCGGTCATCAGGTCCTTGTAGCGGCCGGCGGTGTCGCCCCAGTCGTCGGACTCGCTGATCGCCTCCGCTTCGGCGATCAGCTCCTCCTTGCGCTGCTTGGCCGCCGCGCGCTGCTTGTCGAGCTCGGCGAAGTGCGAGCCGCGACGGCGGTTGAACGCCTCGCGGGCCTTCGAGAACCGCTTCCACAGCTCGTCGTCGGTCTTGCGGTCGACGCCCTTGACCGTCTTCCACTCGTCGAGGATCGTGCGCAGCCGGTCGCCCGCCGCCTTCCACTGCGTGGACTCGGCGGCGATCTTCTCGGCCTCTTCGGCCAGCTCCTGCTTCCGGGCGATGGCGGCCGCGCGGGCCTCCTCACGCTCGGCCTTCGCGCTGGCCAGCGCCTTCTCGGCGTGACCGATGACGTACTCCAGCCGCGCGGCGAGCGCCGCGAGGTCGCCGACCAGCGCGGCCTCGGCCAGCCCGTCCCGGATCTGGGTCGCGCTCGACAGCGCGTGCTTCGGGTCGCCCGCGCCGGAGATCAGCCGGGTTTCCAGCAGCTCGACCTCGGTGCGCACGTCGTCGAAGCGGCGGGCGTAGTGCACCAGACCCTCGTCGGGGCTGCCTGCCTGCCAGACGCCGACGGCACGCTCACCCTCGGCGGTGATGACGTAGACGGTGCCCTCGTCGTCGATCCGGCCCCAGGTCGCGGGCGTGGGCTCGGCGGGCGGCACGGGCGGGGCGGCGTGCCCGGCGTGCAGCGCGTGCGGCACCGGGTGCGGGGCCGGGGTACCGGTGGAAGTGTTCTCCTGGGCCATCGCAGGCTCCTTATCGCCTGTACGCCCGCTCGCGCGGGCGCCCCGCCGTGGAGCGGGGCCGGGTAATGCGGTCGTCACGGGCCGTGCTCGGATGCTACGGCCCCAAGCGGCATTCAAGCAGCTCAGCGCGCACCGTGGTACTGGATGGGCCACCCGAAGCTCGTGATCCTACTTCCGGTGGACGCTCCGTGTCGGCCCGCCGGTATCGTCAGCCGTCGTGAGCAGCCCAGTCGCGGTAGTCGGGCCGACGGCCACCGGCAAGACCGCGCTGGCCGTGGAGCTGGCCCTGAAGCTCGGCGGAGAGGTCGTCAACGCCGACGCGCTGCAGCTCTACCGAGGCATGGACATCGGCACCGCCAAGGCCACCGAGGCCGAGCGCCGCGGCGTCCCGCACCACCTGCTCGATGTGCTGGACGTGACCGAGACGGCGTCCGTCGCGGCCTACCAGCGCGAGGCGCGGGCCACGATCGAGCGGTTGCTGGCCGCCGGCCGGGTGCCGGTGCTGGCCGGCGGGTCCGGCCTGTACGTCCAGGCGGTGCTCGACGACCTGCGGTTCCCGGGCACCGACCCGGCGGTGCGCGCCCGGCTGGACGCGGAGGCGGTCTCGTCGGGGACGGCCGCGTTGTACACCCGGTTGGGGGAACTCGATCCGGCCGCGGCAGCAGCGATCCTGCCGACCAACACCCGCCGGATCGTGCGCGCCCTCGAGGTCATCGAGATCACCGGCGAGCCGTTCTCGGCGAACCTGCCCAAGCCCGGTCCGGCCCGCTACGGCACGGTCGTGATCGGCGTCGACCGGGCGCCCGAGGAGCTCGACGAGCGCGTGAACGAGCGCGTGCGACGGATGTTCGAGGCCGGGCTGGTCGACGAAGTGCGCGCGCTGGAGAAGTGTGGCCTGCGCGAGGGGAAGACGGCGTCGCGAGCCCTCGGGTACCAGCAGGTGCTCGCCGAACTGGACGGCGAAGGCGACTTCGAGGCGGCCGCCGCGGCGACGGCGCAGGCCACGCGGCGCTTCGTCCGGAAGCAACGGTCCTGGTTCCGGCGCGACCAGCGGATCCAGTGGTTCGACGGCGCCGATTCCGGGCTGGCCGCGCGCGTCCTGGATACCCTGGGCCGGTAATCTTCACCCATGGGCGGAATCGAATTCCTCAAGGGGCACGGCACGCAGAACGACTTCGTGCTGCTCCCCGACCCGGCCGGCTGCCTCGAGCTGACCGAGGCGAGGGTCGCCGCGCTGTGCGACCGCCGCCGCGGCCTCGGGGCCGACGGCGTGCTGCGCGTCGTCCGCGCCGCCGCGCTGGACGAGCCGTCCGCGGGCGAGTGGTTCATGGACTACCGCAACGCCGACGGGTCGATCGCGGAGATGTGCGGCAACGGCGTCCGCGTCTTCGCCCGCTACCTGGTCGAAGCGGGCCTGGCCACCGAGGGCGAGTTCGTCGTCGGCACCCGCGCCGGCGACCGCCCGGTGGTCGTGCACCCGGACCGGTCGGTGACCGTCGAAATGGGGCCGGCGACGATCACCGGCACCTCGGTGACGGTGGTGGCCGGCCGCCCGTTCTCCGGCGTGGCGGTGAACGTCGGCAACCCGCACCTGGTGTCGCTGCTCGACGACGACGTCGCGGACCTCGACTTGCGCGACCAGCCCGACTTCGACCACGACGTCTTCCCGAACGGCGTGAACCTCGAGTTCATCAACTGCCTCGGCGAGGGCGCGCTGCGGATGCGCGTGCACGAGCGCGGCGTGGGCGAGACGCGGTCGTGCGGCACCGGCACGGTCGCCGCGGTGGCGGCGGCGTTCCACCTGGCGGGCACGGACACCGGAAGGTCCACTGTGGACATCCCGGGCGGCCGCGTCGAGGTGACGGTGTCCCGCGGCGGCGCGTCGACGCTGTCGGGCCCGGCGGAGATCGTGGCACGCGGCGAGCTCGACGAAGCCTGGTGGGCCGCCGCCGGTTCCTGACAACGGCCTGTAACGGCTCGATCGACTGCCGCGATTCTTTGGTGACCGAATCGACCGTACGGAGCCCGATCTTGATCAATCTCCTGATCCTGGCCGCAAACCCTCGTGACACCGACCCGCTGCGGCTCGGGGAGGAAACTCGCAGGATCGACGAGAAGATCCGGGAAAGCAGTGGCGCGAGCCAGTTTTCCCTCCGGTCCGCCTGGGCGGTCACCGTCGACGAGTTGATGTATCAGCTCAACGCGTTCAAGCCGAACGTCGTGCATTTCGTCGGGCACGGAGCGGGCGGGCAGATCGTGCTGGAAACAACCGGCGGTCTGAGCAGGCCGCTGACCCAAGAAGCGCTGAGCACGATTTTCTCCCACTTCCAGCAATGGCTCCAGGTGGTCGTGCTGAACGCCTGTTACTCGGCTGTCCAGGCGGAGACGCTCGCGCAGCGGGCCGACGCCGTGATCGGGATGACCGACCGGGTCGGCGACGCGGCGGCGATCGAATTCTCCGCCGGCTTCTACCGGGCACTCGGCTTCGGCCGGTCCGTGGGGGACGCCTTCGCGCAAGGCGTGGCCATGGTGAAGGTCGACGGCCTTCCCGACGCCGATACGCCGAAGCTGATCCACCGTGCCGGTGTCGACCCGGCCAAGCTCGTCCTCGCCGGAACATCGGATGTCGCTTTGTCCGTCCGGCGGGCGGAAGACCCCCGGGTTCCGGCGAGGCTGCGCAGCCTGCTGCACGACGGGTGCGAATTCCTGCTGGTGAAGAACGAATCGGTGCGGTTGCCGACCGGCGCGTCCGACGAGGAGAACCGGATCTTCCTCGAACTCGGAATGCGTCAGTCGAAAGCGGTCTTCGTCGCCGAGGTCGACCGATACGCCACGGTCGAAGACGTGGCGGCCGCCCTGGCGCACCGGCTGCTTCCTCGGACCAGCTACGGATATGCCTGGACACTGGTGGCCGACGAGGTCGCGCTGGCCGCCGAACTCAGCCTGGTCATGGCCGGCCTGAAATCCGGTGATCAGGTCAAGCTGGTCGGCAACCACCTCCGGCCCGAATGGGCCCCGGACATGCGATGACGCGCCGGACCGGGCTTCTCCTCCTGGAGAACTCCGGTGGACGGCTTCACCTCGTTCCGCTCGACGCGCTTCGTTCGGTGCTGCTGCTCGACCCCGGACCTGCGCACCACCGGCAGCGGACGGCGGAATGCACGGCACTGCCGTCCGGGCAGGCGATGTGGGTGGACCTCGACGAGATATCCCCGCATGTGGTGCCCGACCGTGCGGTGGCGGACGTGCTGACCGCGTTCGGCGTGACCGGCCTGCAGCCCGCGGACAGTCCCATGCTGCCCGAGGACCGCAGGGCCACGCCGTTCTTCGGCAACCTCGTCGACCCGGACTGGCTGTCGGTGTCACTCGGCGGAAAATGTGACAGCCGGTGCGTTTTCTGCTTCACCGAGTGGATTCGCCATCAGCCGAGCCTGACCTTCGATCAGGCGATCCGCGCGCTGGACGAGGCGGCCTCGATCGCCGGCCTCGAAACGGTCGTCTTCACCGGTGGTGAACCCACGATCAGGAAGGATCTGCCGGAACTGGTCCGGCACGCTTCGGGCAACGGCTTCAAGGTCGTCGGGTTGCAGACCAATGGGCATCGCCTCGCCGAACCCGCGTACCTGGACGAGATTCTCGACGCCGGGGTGGCGACGGTGTTGTTGTCCTTGCACGGAGTGCGGTCCGAAACCCATGACGGCATAGCTCGGAGAAAGGGCAGTTTCGCGCTCGCGCTCGAGGCGCTGCGGGCGATGTCCGATCGGGGAAAATGTCTCGTTTCGGTCAATTTCGTCGTCTGCCGTGAGAACGCGCACGAAGCGGAAAGCCTTCCCGATCTGGTTCACGGCGTCGCCCCGGCCGCCGAGATACGTTACTCGTTCCCGATCGTCGAAGGCGCCGCGTACGACAACGTCGAAACGACCTTGCCGCCGCTGCCGCTGTTCGCCGATCTGGTCGCGAGAGCACGGTCCAGAACCACGGGGACGATCAGCGTCGCGAACGTTCCTCCGTGCGTCTCGTCGAAGCTCGGCCTGGCCAACACCTACGCCCTTCGGCAACGGCGATCGATGCTGGCTGTCTCCCCGTTCGCCGCCCTGTCGACCCCGCGCGGGGAGATGTCGGCCAAACTCGAGGCCTGCCATGGATGCCGGTTCTCGGACGACTGCACCGGCCTTCAGCTCGCCTACTTACGACGCTTCCCCGAAGCGCACCGTCACATCGACACCCCAAGTCCGTGAATGGCACATTGAGGGACTTCAAGTCCCTCAATGTGCCATTCACGGCTTTCGGATCAGCCGATCTTGGCTTCGATCGCGAAGTCGCCTTCGCGTGTCTCGATGTTGGTGATCGCGCCCGCGACGCGGATGTCCGCCTGGATGTCCGCGAAGCGCGCCAGCAGCTCGGCCGGGCCGGTCAGGGTGAGCGTCTCGACGGCGGATCGCATCGACACCTTCGCGTCGGTCTTCGCCCGGCGGACCGCGGCGATCACCGCACCGGCCAGGGAAAGCAGCTCCGGGTCGCCGTCGACAGCCGTGGGAGAGGGCCACGCTGCCCGGTGCACCGAGCCCTGCTGCCACCACGACCAGACCTCTTCGGTCGCGAACGGCAGGAAGGGCGCGAACAGCCGCAGCACCGCCGACAACGCCGTCACCAGCGCGGCCTGCGCGGACGAAGCCGCCGCGGGCCCCAGGTCGCCGTACGCGCGGCCCTTCACCAGCTCGACGTAGTCGTCGCAGAACGTCCAGAAGAACGTCTCGGTCACCTGCAGCGCCCGGGCGTAGTCGAGGGCCTCCAAAGCCGCCGTGGCCTGGGAAACGACGGCCGCCAACGAGGCCAGTAGCGCGCGGTCCAGCGGCTCGGTCGCGACCGCGTCCGGAGAGGGCACCCCGAGGCCGAGGACGAAGCGGCTCGCGTTGAGCAGCTTCGTCGCCAGCCGGCGGCCGACCTTCATCTGGCCCTCGTCCACCGCTGTGTCGACGCCGGGCCGCGCGCTCGCCGCCCAGTAGCGGACCGCGTCCGAGCCGAAGCGCTCCAGCAGGCCGGCCGGGGTCGTCACGTTGCCTTTGGACTTCGACATCTTCTTGCGGTCCGGATCGAGCACCCAGCCCGCGATCGACGTCTCCCGCCACGGCAGCATGCCGTGCTCCCGCTCCGCGCGCACCGCCGTCGAGAACAGCCAGGTGCGGATGATCTCGTGCGCCTGCGGCCGCAGATCCATCGGGAACACCCGCTCGAACAGGTCGTCGTCGAGGCTCCACCGGCCGACGATCTGCGGCGTGAGCGACGACGTCGCCCAGGTGTCCATCACGTCGGGGTCGGCGGCGAACCCGCCCGGCACCCCACGCTGTTCCGGCGTGAATCCCGGTGGGACGTCGCTGCTCGGGTCCACCGGCAGGGTGTCCGGCAGCAGGCGCGCGTCGTAGTCCGGCTCGCCCCGGTCGTCGAGCCGGTACCACAGCGGGATCGGCACGCCGAAGAACCGCTGCCGGCTGACCAGCCAGTCACCGGCCAGGTTCTCCACCCACGCCGAGTACCGGACGCGCATGTGCTTCGGCACCCAGTTCAGCTCTTCGCCGCGGGCGAGCATCTTCTCCCGGAAGGAGGCGTCGGTCCCGCCGTTGCGCAGGTACCACTGCCGGCTGGCGACGATCTCCAGGGGTTTGTCGCCCTGTTCGTAGAACTTCACCGAGTGCGTGATCGGCCGCGGTTCCCCGTGCAGGGCACCGGCTTCGCGCAGCAAGCGGACCATGATCTCGCGTCCCGTGTGGACGGTCTTGCCCACCAGCGGCGCGTAGGCGTCCGACGGCACGCCATGGGGTGCGGCGGGCAGGAACCGGCCGTCGCGGCCGAGCACCACCCGGGTGGCCAGCCGCAGCTCGCGCCACCACGTGACGTCGGTGGTGTCGCCGAACGTGCACACCATCGCGATCCCGCGGCCCTTTTCCGGATCCGCGAGGTGGTGCGCCACG
This window of the Amycolatopsis balhimycina FH 1894 genome carries:
- a CDS encoding radical SAM protein; translation: MTRRTGLLLLENSGGRLHLVPLDALRSVLLLDPGPAHHRQRTAECTALPSGQAMWVDLDEISPHVVPDRAVADVLTAFGVTGLQPADSPMLPEDRRATPFFGNLVDPDWLSVSLGGKCDSRCVFCFTEWIRHQPSLTFDQAIRALDEAASIAGLETVVFTGGEPTIRKDLPELVRHASGNGFKVVGLQTNGHRLAEPAYLDEILDAGVATVLLSLHGVRSETHDGIARRKGSFALALEALRAMSDRGKCLVSVNFVVCRENAHEAESLPDLVHGVAPAAEIRYSFPIVEGAAYDNVETTLPPLPLFADLVARARSRTTGTISVANVPPCVSSKLGLANTYALRQRRSMLAVSPFAALSTPRGEMSAKLEACHGCRFSDDCTGLQLAYLRRFPEAHRHIDTPSP
- the valS gene encoding valine--tRNA ligase, giving the protein MSTPYERPQVPDKVGVDGLEAKWVPVWETSGAYRFDRTKTREEIYSIDTPPPTVSGSLHIGHVFSYTHTDVLARFKRMRGLEVFYPMGWDDNGLPTERRVQNHFGVRCEPSLPYDPEFRPPEKPGKDVVAISRRNFVELCESLTETDEKVFEQLWRQLGLSVDWTMTYQTIGRDSRLISQRAFLRNLDRGEAYQAEAPTLWDVSFRTAVAQAELEDRERPGAFHDLAFTGPDGADVVIATTRPELLPACVALVAHPDDERFKPLFGKSVRTPVFGVEVPVVAHHLADPEKGRGIAMVCTFGDTTDVTWWRELRLATRVVLGRDGRFLPAAPHGVPSDAYAPLVGKTVHTGREIMVRLLREAGALHGEPRPITHSVKFYEQGDKPLEIVASRQWYLRNGGTDASFREKMLARGEELNWVPKHMRVRYSAWVENLAGDWLVSRQRFFGVPIPLWYRLDDRGEPDYDARLLPDTLPVDPSSDVPPGFTPEQRGVPGGFAADPDVMDTWATSSLTPQIVGRWSLDDDLFERVFPMDLRPQAHEIIRTWLFSTAVRAEREHGMLPWRETSIAGWVLDPDRKKMSKSKGNVTTPAGLLERFGSDAVRYWAASARPGVDTAVDEGQMKVGRRLATKLLNASRFVLGLGVPSPDAVATEPLDRALLASLAAVVSQATAALEALDYARALQVTETFFWTFCDDYVELVKGRAYGDLGPAAASSAQAALVTALSAVLRLFAPFLPFATEEVWSWWQQGSVHRAAWPSPTAVDGDPELLSLAGAVIAAVRRAKTDAKVSMRSAVETLTLTGPAELLARFADIQADIRVAGAITNIETREGDFAIEAKIG